One region of Dehalococcoidia bacterium genomic DNA includes:
- a CDS encoding cupredoxin domain-containing protein: MPRLLPALAIALILAACGGGGPQPADLTPGPPTTDLHLKARGMKFDQRALAAPARTGVSLTFSNEDSGVLHNVAIYRDKSAKEKVYATPLMGGKKVESYEFETPGPGQYYFRCDAHPDMHGTLFVQ, translated from the coding sequence GTGCCCCGCCTGCTCCCTGCGCTCGCCATCGCCCTCATCCTTGCCGCTTGCGGCGGCGGCGGTCCTCAGCCCGCCGACCTGACGCCGGGGCCACCAACCACAGACCTGCACCTCAAAGCCAGGGGCATGAAGTTCGACCAGCGCGCGCTCGCCGCGCCGGCGCGGACCGGCGTCAGCCTGACGTTCTCGAACGAAGATAGCGGCGTCCTGCACAACGTGGCCATTTACCGCGACAAGAGCGCGAAGGAGAAGGTCTACGCCACCCCGCTCATGGGCGGCAAGAAGGTCGAGTCCTACGAGTTCGAGACGCCCGGCCCGGGACAGTACTACTTCCGCTGCGACGCCCACCCTGACATGCACGGCACGTTGTTCGTGCAATAG
- the hisF gene encoding imidazole glycerol phosphate synthase subunit HisF has protein sequence MLTKRVIPCFDVDRGRVVKGVSFVELRDAGDPVELAPLYDAEGADELVFLDITASSDDRRTTYEMVERTADRVFIPFTVGGGVRSEADARLLLELGADKVSFNSAAVADPYLVARSAERFGSQCIVVAIDAKAVGEGKWEVYTHGGRRPTGLDAVEWAKRVVALGAGEILLTSMDTDGHLDGYDIPLTRAISEAVEVPVIASGGAGHPQHMVDAVLEGKADAVLAASIFHFGTYRVREVKEYMAARGLPVRL, from the coding sequence ATGCTCACCAAGCGCGTAATCCCCTGCTTCGATGTCGACCGCGGCCGCGTCGTGAAGGGTGTGTCGTTCGTCGAGTTGCGCGACGCCGGTGATCCGGTGGAGCTGGCGCCCCTGTACGACGCCGAGGGCGCGGATGAGCTCGTATTCCTCGACATAACCGCCTCCTCCGACGACCGCCGCACGACTTACGAGATGGTGGAGCGCACCGCCGACCGCGTCTTCATCCCCTTCACCGTCGGCGGCGGCGTCCGCAGCGAGGCCGACGCGCGCCTGCTCCTCGAACTGGGCGCCGACAAAGTGTCCTTCAACAGCGCCGCGGTAGCCGACCCTTACCTCGTGGCGCGCTCCGCCGAGCGCTTTGGTTCGCAGTGCATCGTGGTAGCCATCGACGCCAAGGCGGTCGGGGAGGGCAAGTGGGAGGTGTACACGCACGGAGGGCGGCGCCCCACTGGCCTGGATGCCGTCGAGTGGGCGAAGCGGGTGGTGGCACTGGGTGCCGGCGAGATCCTGCTGACGAGCATGGACACTGACGGCCACCTTGACGGGTACGACATCCCGCTGACGCGGGCAATATCGGAGGCCGTGGAGGTACCCGTGATCGCGTCAGGCGGGGCGGGCCATCCCCAGCACATGGTCGACGCCGTGCTGGAAGGCAAGGCGGACGCCGTGCTGGCCGCGAGCATCTTCCACTTCGGCACCTACAGGGTGCGGGAGGTGAAGGAGTACATGGCCGCGAGGGGACTGCCCGTCAGGCTGTAG